CCTATCCCAAAGTGTGCAGCCCAGAGCTTTTCTGGTGTGGAGGGTGGTTgctttgtttctggttttggtttgggttAGTTATTGGCGTGTTGTTTCCCAAGTGAGATCAAGAAGCAGGTGAACGGCACTGCCTCAGGCATTGATACAactctttgcattttcttcctccaacGCTAGAGGCTTGCGGCTGGCTGTACAGCTGTCACCTCAACACCTCATCGGCGCTAGCCTGGCAGCCTGGCTGGCAGCACCCGCCCTGAGCTGCCGCCTGAAGCAGCGGTCCCACAGGGcctctctttgctttcttccccagCTTCTGCACACGGGCTGGCACCTGAAGGCAGCGGGGGGAGCGCTGTGCTCCAGGCATTTTCTGGTGACTTTACCACAGGTGCCTGAGTTAGAACCGGGCCTTTCCTTCTGGCTCACGGTGTGCTGTGGGGTTTGGAGCGTCTGCGGTCCTGGGcgtgtggaaaaaaaagttgctaaATGTACTTAGTTGGCACCCACCAGCACACAGCTTCCCTCTGAGGGACCGGTGCTGGCATTGCGAGGGGCTTGGAGAGGGATGGGGCAGTGCCAGTTCCCCCAGGGGCGGGCGGTCCCTGGCCCCGAACTGGGGGGCAGTGGGGATCCCAGCACCAGGCCCCCGGCCCCACCGCCGTGCCTGGGGCCGGCTGCTCGTCTGTAGGGTTAGCGGGAAGCAACTGGCTCATCGGGATTCCTGGCCCGAGCGGAGGtgttccctcctcctcctcttcccccatgTGTCTCTTGACATCATTTCATCCATCAGAgttacagggaagaaaaaaaaaaaaaaaaaaaaacaccacacaaccCGAACCCACCCAGTCCGCCGGCAGCCCGCAGCAGCCCCTCAGTTGCGCCGCGCCTGCAGGGGAGGCTCGgtggggagcggggagcggggcccggcccAGGCCGCCGGGGACCCCCTGCCCCCCCGGGAGCCGCCGCCAGCCCTCGGGGCCCCCTCGGCGTCCCCTCCTTCCATGGGCTTTCCCCTCGGCCCGCCGCCTGCCCCGATGCGGACCGCCGCCGCCTTCCCACCATGAACTTGCTCGCCGGGATCTGGGGGCcgctccccctgctcctgctctgggcCACGCCGCGGGTCGCCTCCTCATGGTGGTAAGCCGGGGCGCCCCGGccctccgggggggggggagaggaggggggacGGACCGTGAACGGGGCAGAACCTGCCTCGCCAGCCCCCGGGGCACCCTGCCCGACGGCCGCAGGGATTCAGTGCCCCCGCGGTCCCGGCTTCGCCATCCCGCGGAGCGGTGAAGTCCCAGAGGGACGAGTCCCGCCGGGGGAGCCCTTCGGAACACACCTAGGGCCCGGGCTCTACGCGCGGTACCTCGCTAAGCGTGTCAGGGCTTAATAGAGAACATCTGGATACTGATGATgatgtaatttaattttggtCAGGgcttctattttgttttgaagcGCCGGTTTGGGCTTCTTTGACCCCCGGAGCTCGGGGGCCGCCCTGAGGGGACGTACGGGGTGgggggtccctgccccagcccgggGCCGCCGCTGCCCTGCCGCTTGCCTCCCGCAGGTACATGGGGGCCGTGGGCTCGTCGCGGGTGATGTGCGACAACGTGCCGGGGCTGGTGAGCCGGCAGCGGCAGCTGTGCCGCCGGCACCCCGAGGCCATGCTCTCCATCGGCCGCGGCGTGGCCGCCTGGACGGCCGAGTGCCAGCACCAGTTCCGCCGGCACCGCTGGGACTGCAGCGCCCTGGAGCGGGGGCAGCGCCTGCTCGGCCGCGTCCTGCTGCGCAGTGAGTGGGGCGAGGGGTATcggggggtggggtggggggtgggggctgtggggggttgggggctgtgggggggggacggggcccCGGCCGCCGCGGGGAGGCTGCCCGCGCACCGGCGTCTCCCTCTGTCAGCGCTTGAGGCACCCCGGGAGAGAAGTGAAGGGCGAGGTGAGGCGTGCTGTCATCGCAAGAGGTTCctccctcagagggtggtgaggcactggggATGATTGCCCAGAGCTGtgcatgccccatccctggaggtgctcaaggccaggctggatggggctttgggcagcctgctctggcgggaggtgtccctgcccatggcaggggggttggaactgggtgggctttaaggtcccttccagcccaaaccgTTCTGTCACCCTATGATAAGAAGTGCTATTTTGCTTAAAAACCACTGTTACATCACAAAGACCTTTAGTTCAGAAAGAGAATTTGGGTATTTTAGCAGTTGGCCATGCAGTTCCCACATCTCCTTTTTTCAGCACATAATGCACCCCAAAAGGGGCTACGGAGAAATGGGGGCTCCAGAGCGCAgccacccagccccagctggggaccccagcactCCGatgggggctggaggaggctaTTGGCATCCCAAGaggctcccagctccctgggaTGGCAGGTGATGACCCCTCCCGTAAGTCGATCCCTGCTGGAGCGTTTCTCCTGGGAAGCACGGAGCAGCGTGCAGCCTCTCCAAGGGCACCTGTGTTCATGCCACAGGGACCCGAGCCGTGAGATttcacccctgcagccccgctcagtgccagcctctgctgctggtgaacGGTGACTGCCCACAACCAGCTTCGTGCTCCCTTAGCAATTATTCGTGAGTCACCGCCGACCTCACCCGCAGTTTTCAGCTGAAGCTTTGGATGAGGTTTTTGTCTGGTGGAGCACGGCCTGGTTCTGAGGAGGCTATGTCATAAACAAGTCAAAACGCAGCTTGCCCcaaactgaaaatttcatttgCAGGCTCATAGGAGAGAATTTAAGACACAAGGCTTCTGCGCTGTATGCTGAGCCTGATTAGGCAGTGATTGCAATGGGAAACGTGGCTTGATATTGCtctaatttgaaatgaaatgattttgaTTAACCTAATAAACTCAGATGAAACATTTCTCTTCCAACTACAtcaagtgtttctttttaattaacacACTAAAAAATTGTAATGTTTCTGAAcatgttttctcagaaatgaaatCTTCCAAAGAGCGTGATTTGTAACAAGCCAGGATTTCTTTACGTGATTTTGAAGCCAGTGTAGGAAAAAGCAGGGTTTGCCCAGTGCTTTTGCAAATTTTTAGCTGTTGTTTGCTGAAGGTTTGCACAGCACGCAGAACTCAAGGGGCAATTCATATTTGAAGCATCTAGATGCTGCTGGAATATAAAAACTCAATAGTAAGTTATATGGTGTAATGCTGAAGTCATCCTGTTTTCCCTACAATGAAATTACAGGTAACATCATTGCCTCTTTGGGGTCCTATTTACTGTGATGGTATTATCTAAGGGTGATGACTGCTCCAAACAGGTATCACTCCTTGCCAGTGGCCCCAGCTACTGCATGAAGAGGTACTCTGCACAGTTTGCATGCTAAAAACCTTCCTGAGGCTGAAAATGTCCCGTTACCATAGAGAGAGTTGTGTCAATACAACACAGCTCTGTATTGTACATGATTACATCTTAAGatagacttaaaaaataaacttaagcTATCATTGCATTGAAATAGGTACCTCGGAGTAGGCATAGGCTAGAAATATGGACAATCTTcgataaaataaattaacttggTTAACAGGAGGGAAAACTGCCTGAGCAGCTGGGGTGTGGAAGCCACATCTGCGAGGCCAAATCCTGCCTGGAGCATTACACAAGCAGTGCCACTGATTTCATGGAACTTGTTTGTATGAACTAAGGGCACCAGCCTTGGCTCTAGAcagaaaagttaaatttaaCTTATCTTCAGGAAAAAGACCCCAGAGATTTCTCACTACTGTCGTTGAAGCATGCAAGATTATTCCAAGTgcctcagaagaggaaaagcgAGTTTCCAAAGTTGGTTGCAGGATTTTGCAACATACGTGTCGTTTCAGTGTCCCTGTTTAATGACTTCTTAAACTGCTCTCTGAAATAGcacttcatatatttttctaaatcgACGAAACAGGATAGAAAcaccagctgtcctggttgtgtATCTGTGCAAAACAACTGATCCGTGAAAGTAAATTAATCAATATCAGGAACAAACTTCTAATGTTTTCCAACTCCAACACTATATTGATGAGCTTTTACCAGGGAGGGGTCCAAGTTTAAGCCATGACTAATTCTGACTCCGGGGAACATGCATTTGTGCGATTTCAGCCCAGTTTTGTCTTTTGCTTAGCAAAAAGTCCAGGATAGCTGACTTTTAACTGTTAGGAtagctgctcagagcagctaCCTCAATGATTTGTAAAGCAGCCTCTTTGTTTCAGGCAGTCGGGAATCTGCTTTTGTCCACGCCATCTCCTCCGCTGGGGTAGTTTTTGCTATCACAAGGGCATGTAGCCAAGGAGAGCTGAAATCCTGCTCCTGCGATCCCAAGAAGAAAGGCTCTGCGAAGGACAGCAAGGGCCATTTCGACTGGGGCGGCTGCAGCGATAACATTGACTACGGCGTTAAATTCGCCAGGGCCTTCGTTGATGCCaaggagaggaaaggcaagGACGCAAGAGCGCTGATGAACCTGCACAACAACAGGGCTGGAAGGAAGGTGGGTGTCCATCCCCCAGATGCCTGGAAATGCTCGCTGTGAGCTCTCACAGTGCTGGGGCAGGTAACTGCTGGCTCTCGCTGGCCAATCTCAACAGTTAGGAAAGAGTAGGGGATGAGTGGAAGACCAAGATGCCATTTCCACCCCCCTTTAAGGTTCAGTGTG
The nucleotide sequence above comes from Oxyura jamaicensis isolate SHBP4307 breed ruddy duck chromosome 1, BPBGC_Ojam_1.0, whole genome shotgun sequence. Encoded proteins:
- the WNT2 gene encoding protein Wnt-2 — protein: MNLLAGIWGPLPLLLLWATPRVASSWWYMGAVGSSRVMCDNVPGLVSRQRQLCRRHPEAMLSIGRGVAAWTAECQHQFRRHRWDCSALERGQRLLGRVLLRSSRESAFVHAISSAGVVFAITRACSQGELKSCSCDPKKKGSAKDSKGHFDWGGCSDNIDYGVKFARAFVDAKERKGKDARALMNLHNNRAGRKAVKRFLKQECKCHGVSGSCTLRTCWLAMADFRKTGDYLWKKYNGAIQVVMNQDGTGFTVANKRFKKPTKNDLVYFESSPDYCIRDRDVGSPGTAGRVCNQTSRGMDSCEVMCCGRGYDTSRVSRMTKCECKFHWCCAVRCQDCLEVVDVHTCKAPKSAGWTSRT